The stretch of DNA GTTCACCTAAATCATTATCCAATAAAAATTTACAAACTTCTTCTGATTTTTTTAATCCAAAGTCATAAGTTATACCATCAGTTAAAACTATTTCTGAGTTATCTTTTAATAAAAATGTAACTTGAAAAGATGAGTAGAAGTTTCCAAGTAGATAATTTATTTCTGTTTTAATATCTTTAATATCTTCTAGTTTAATTTTCTCTTCTTTATTGTTTTTATTATTGTCGCTAAAGTGCCAAGAAATAAATGTATCATCAATATTTATTTCAATAGTTCTTTTTATAAATGTTACATAAACAGTAGAAGCAATTTGAAAAGCACATAATGCAAGTGCAGCAAAAAAAAGAATAGAGTAGATTCCACCTTGTTGAATATGACCTTGATACATTACTGATGCAAATAGTGAGAATGCAACAAGCATAAAAAGTTTGTATGAGTAGGCTTTATCTAAATTTAGTTTCAGTGATTGCATTTGATGACCTTTTCTTTGTGTTTGCGTATTATAGTTTACTTTGTTTAAATTTAACTAAGATTTATAGAAAATTAGTTTTTTCCTTAAAGAAAGATTAATATAGTTTAAGATAAAATCCGGTTCCACTTTATAAAAGTGAGATAATATACCTATTAGGAGGTCATTATGGCTTTAGATCAGGACGTAAAAGCAGAAATTATTGCAAAATACAGAAGAGAAGATAACGATACAGGTTCAGCAGAAGTACAAATTGCACTTTTAACAGAGCAAATCAAAGTATTAACTGAGCACTTAAAAACAAACAAAAAAGATCACTCATCAAGATTAGGTCTTTTAAAAATGGTTGGTAAAAGAAAAAGACTTTTAGCATATTTAAGAAAAACTGATTATTCAAGATTCACTTCATTAATTGCAGACTTAGGAATCAGAGCTAAGTAATTTATAGCTTTTAAAAGAGTAAAAAAGGTTGCAAGATTTCTTGCAACCTTTTTTTTTGAATTAAACATAAGAATATAAATTAGTTTTTATTAATAATAAAGATTAATAAATCTTCTTGTAGAATATTTAGAAAAATATTATTAGGGAAAAAATGTTACTAACTAAAAAGAGCGAATATGCTTTACTTTCTTTGATTTCTATTGCAAAAAGTGATAGCCCAAAGAATGTTGATGTTTTATCAAAAGAATTAAATATTCCTAAATCTTTTTTAGCCAAAATAATGCAAAACCTTGCAAAAAACAATATTGTACTTTCTCAAAGGGGAGTTAATGGAGGTTTTGTTTTAAAAAAACCTTATGATGAAATCACTATTTTAGAGATTACAACAGTTGCAGAGGAAAAGATACCATCGGTATTTGAATGTTCTCCTTCTGTTACATCATGTCCTCAAGATATTGCAAATGCATGTAGCGTTTGGCCATTATTAAATAATCTACAAGGCAAAATAAATGACTTTTTAGGAAGTCTTACATTAAAGGACATTGCTACATGAAGCTTTTTCATTTATCTCATACAGATTTAGATGGATTTAGCTGTCAATTAATCACAAAAGAGTACTTCAAAGAAGGTTTTTTCTATAACGCTAATTATGGTTTAGAGGTAAAACTTTCACTTAAAAAGATTTTAGAAGAGATAGAAGCTTTAAAAGATGAAGAGATTCTTTTTTTAATTACAGATTTAAATTTAACACTTCAAGAAGCTAAGGACTTAAACAAAAGTATTGAGGCTTTAACTGCTGATGGATATAACATCAAGCTACAATTATTAGATCATCATGCAACTGGTGAAAAAAGTGCAGCAAAATATGACTGGTATTATTTAGACATAAAAAGATGTGCTGCAAAAATCACTTATGATTATATGCTTGAAACATATGATGCTTTTGATGAAGAGACTAGAAAGTGGTTAAAACCATTAATTGATAGTGTAAATGCAATTGATATTTGGTTAGACCATGAAACTCAAAACTTTGAATTTGGAAAAGTATTACTTACAATGATTAGTAAAGTAAGAGAAATAAACAATGTTTTATTTGCTGATTTAAATAGAGAGTTTAGACTTCATTTATTAAAAGAAGCATCAAGTTTTCTAGAAAAAGAGAATGGAAATATTCTTTTAGATGATAGTATTCATAGCTTAAAAAAAGAGTTTCTAAAACAAGATGGAATTGATGATACAATAGATAACCTTGCTGCAAAATATTTAGTTCACTCTTTAGAGGGACTAAAAGATGAGTTAACTGTAACTTACAAAGGACATAAAGGTTTATTGACTTATACTTTAGGTTCTATTTCTATTCCTGCAAATGCATTTTTAAAAGCAAATCCAGATTTTGACTTTTTTATTGATATTAGTAAAAAAGGAAATACTTCATTCCGTGCAGATGGAAAAGTTGATGTTTCTCTAATAGCTCAAAAACTAGCAAATGGCGGAGGCCATGTTAATGCTAGCGGTTGTAAATTTGATGATTTCAAAGAAACAATTAATTACAACGATGTGAAAAAGTATATTCAAGGTAAACTTGATTCACTATCGGCTTAAAACTTAACAGATACATAAAAACTTAGCTCAAACTTATCATCATCGCTTAAGAAATTATTCTTTTTATATACAGCGTATGATGGTTTAGTTGTTGTTTCATATCCACTTTTTAATAACCACTCATGATAAACCCAGTGAATAAATTTCAGCATATCCCCATGGTTACCTACTAAATCAAATTTTGCATAAACTCCTTTAGCAATTTTAAACTTAGGAAGCTTTTCATTATATGCATCGGTTTTTACACAAGCAATATATTGGCACTCATTTAAGTGAGTAATTGTTGGATTATCATGAAGTAGGGCAATTTGTTTATACTCTTTTATATCAGAGCTTAAAATCCAAGTTTGAAGTTTTTGCCAGGTCTGTTTAATATTTACGTTGTAGCCTTTATTTCTTATATAATAACTCTCTAAATAAGGCATCTTAACTATCTTGGGTTCTAAGTTTGAAAAATCAGCAGTTGATTTTAACGCAAACTCTGATTCTTCTAAAATCTTATTTGAATACTCTTTGTATCCATTGTTTCTCCACTCTTTAGGAGAAAAGTCAAATCTGTTTTTAAAAGCTTTAATAAATGAAG from Arcobacter sp. F155 encodes:
- a CDS encoding Rrf2 family transcriptional regulator; the protein is MLLTKKSEYALLSLISIAKSDSPKNVDVLSKELNIPKSFLAKIMQNLAKNNIVLSQRGVNGGFVLKKPYDEITILEITTVAEEKIPSVFECSPSVTSCPQDIANACSVWPLLNNLQGKINDFLGSLTLKDIAT
- a CDS encoding DHH family phosphoesterase, producing the protein MKLFHLSHTDLDGFSCQLITKEYFKEGFFYNANYGLEVKLSLKKILEEIEALKDEEILFLITDLNLTLQEAKDLNKSIEALTADGYNIKLQLLDHHATGEKSAAKYDWYYLDIKRCAAKITYDYMLETYDAFDEETRKWLKPLIDSVNAIDIWLDHETQNFEFGKVLLTMISKVREINNVLFADLNREFRLHLLKEASSFLEKENGNILLDDSIHSLKKEFLKQDGIDDTIDNLAAKYLVHSLEGLKDELTVTYKGHKGLLTYTLGSISIPANAFLKANPDFDFFIDISKKGNTSFRADGKVDVSLIAQKLANGGGHVNASGCKFDDFKETINYNDVKKYIQGKLDSLSA
- a CDS encoding GyrI-like domain-containing protein gives rise to the protein MKKETLEKRTRIANDILYYIYTHIDTHIDIEELSYDLQISKFHMHRIFKEAFGKNIYESIKSIRLQKAANLLLTNRYSTISDIANSCGYSSQSSFIKAFKNRFDFSPKEWRNNGYKEYSNKILEESEFALKSTADFSNLEPKIVKMPYLESYYIRNKGYNVNIKQTWQKLQTWILSSDIKEYKQIALLHDNPTITHLNECQYIACVKTDAYNEKLPKFKIAKGVYAKFDLVGNHGDMLKFIHWVYHEWLLKSGYETTTKPSYAVYKKNNFLSDDDKFELSFYVSVKF
- the rpsO gene encoding 30S ribosomal protein S15, with amino-acid sequence MALDQDVKAEIIAKYRREDNDTGSAEVQIALLTEQIKVLTEHLKTNKKDHSSRLGLLKMVGKRKRLLAYLRKTDYSRFTSLIADLGIRAK